One Anas platyrhynchos isolate ZD024472 breed Pekin duck chromosome 2, IASCAAS_PekinDuck_T2T, whole genome shotgun sequence DNA segment encodes these proteins:
- the NSUN2 gene encoding RNA cytosine C(5)-methyltransferase NSUN2 encodes MGRRARERRRPQQQRGGEQGGGGGGEQGWSGGYPEIVKENALFERYYRGQAVVPAAEWDAFMAALREPLPATLRITGYKSHAREIRHCLKERFFAELRGLRVDGQEVEMPQPLSWYPEELAWHTNLSRKILRKSPQLEKFHQFLVSETECGNISRQEAVSMIPPLLLNVNPHHKILDMCAAPGSKTAQLIEMLHADMNDPFPKGFVIANDVDNKRCYLLVHQAKRLNSPCIMVVNHDASSIPNLQIDVDGKKEILFYDRILCDVPCSGDGTMRKNIDVWKKWTTQNSLQLHGLQLRIATRGVEQLAEGGRMVYSTCSLNPIENEAVIAALLEKSQGALELADVSSELPGLKRMPGITKWKVMLKDGQWFEEWKDVPLNRQTQIRPTMFPVKDEEKLKAMNLERCLRILPHHQNTGGFFVAVLIKKSPMPWNKRQPKVHQKLSQRTEDAEVTTTNADDGSEDTAEEPTLAENEESKKMQESQNSDTEQSKKGGVCGPPPSKKMKMFGFKEDPFVFLPEDDPLFEPIQKFYALDPSFPKMNLLTRTQEGKKRQLYMVSKELRNVLLNNSEKMKVINTGIKVWSRNSDGEQFGCAFRLAQEGIYTLYPFIHARIINVCIEDVKILLTQENPFLSKFSSETQKKVKDMAMGSIVLKYDPDPEKPDELQCPIVLCGWQGKTSLRAFVPKNERLHYLRMMGVEVFKAKRKEEESEGKTEEEGQCGAAQTEEGMDVEDKEHDLVTKMEAEVGEESSHSPVESSAMEVENKIEDLGQFSKNSNNHVSQESKDSDTNDVKD; translated from the exons ATGGGCCGCAGGGCCcgcgagcggcggcggccgcagcagcagcggggcggGGAGCAgggcggcggtggcgggggggagcagggctggtccGGCGGCTACCCCGAGATCGTGAAGGAGAACGCGCTGTTCGAGCGCTACTACCGCGGGCAGGCCGTGGTGCCCGCCGCCGAGTGGGACGCCTTCATGGCGGCGCTGCGCGAGCCGCTGCCCGCCACGCTGCGCATCACCGGCTACAAGAG CCACGCCAGGGAGATCCGGCACTGCCTCAAGGAGCGCTTCTTCGCCGAGCTGCGCGGCCTCCGCGTCGACGGGCAGGAGGTGGAGATGCCGCAGCCGCTGAGCTG GTACCCGGAGGAGCTGGCCTGGCACACCAACCTGAGCAGGAAGATCCTGCGCAAGTCGCCGCAGCTGGAGAAGTTCCACCAGTTCCTGGTCAGCGAGACCGAATGT gGAAATATCAGTCGTCAAGAGGCTGTTAGTATGATCCCACCCCTGCTGCTTAATGTTAATCCTCATCATAAG atTTTAGATATGTGTGCTGCACCTGGATCTAAGACTGCACAGCTCATTGAAATGTTGCATGCAGACATGAATGATCCTTTTCCCA AGGGTTTTGTAATTGCTAACGATGTTGACAACAAGCGGTGCTATTTGCTGGTTCATCAGGCTAAAAGATTAAACAGTCCATGCATCATGGTGGTAAATCACGATGCCTCCAGTATTCCTAATCTACAAATAGACgttgatggaaaaaaagagatCCTCTTCTACGACAGGATTTTATGTGACGTCCCCTGCAG TGGAGATGGAACCATGAGGAAAAACATTGATGTATGGAAGAAGTGGACaacacaaaacagtttgcagCTCCATGG aTTGCAGTTAAGAATTGCGACCCGTGGTGTTGAACAGCTGGCAGAAGGTGGGAGAATGGTATACTCTACATGTTCATTGAATCCTATCGAAAATGAAGCTGTAATCGCAGCTCTGCTGGAAAAGAGTCAAG GTGCCTTAGAACTTGCTGATGTCTCTTCTGAGTTGCCAGGTCTGAAGAGGATGCCAGGAATTACAAAATGGAAG GTCATGCTGAAAGATGGACAGTGGTTTGAAGAGTGGAAAGATGTGCCTTTAAATAGACAAACACAAATACGTCCCACTATGTTTCCAGTAAAGGATGAAGAGAAGCTAAAGGCAATGAATCTGGAGCGTTG tcTTAGGATATTGCCACATCACCAGAACACAGGAGGCTTTTTTGTGgctgttttaataaaaaaatctccaatGCCATGGAACAAACGCCAGCCTAAG GTTCATCAGAAATTGTCACAGAGAACAGAAGATGCTGAAGTAACAACAACGAATGCAGATGATGGTTCTGAAGATACTGCTGAGGAACCAACACTTGCTGAAAATGAAGAGTCTAAGAAAATGCAGGAATCTCAGAATTCAGACACGGAGCAAAGCAAAAAAGGAGGAGTATGTGG ACCACCGCCAtctaaaaaaatgaagatgtttGGTTTTAAAGAAGATCCTTTTGTGTTTCTCCCTGAAGATGATCCATTGTTCGAACCTATcca GAAGTTTTATGCATTGGACCCTTCATTTCCCAAGATGAATTTACTAACTCGAActcaagaaggaaagaagagacaGCTGTACATGGTTTCTAAGGAGCTAAGGAACGTGCTTTTGAACAACAGTGAGAAGATGAAG GTTATTAACACAGGGATAAAAGTCTGGTCTCGCAATAGTGATGGTGAGCAGTTCGGATGTGCCTTCAGATTAGCACAAGAG GGGATATACACTCTATACCCATTCATTCATGCAAGGATTATAAATGTCTGCATAGAAGATGTTAAAATTCTGCTAACCCAAGAAAATCCATTCTTAAGTAAATTTAGCAgtgaaacacagaagaaagtCAAAGACATGG CGATGGGAAGTATAGTTCTGAAGTATGACCCAGACCCAGA AAAACCTGATGAGCTTCAGTGTCCTATAGTGCTGTGTGGTTGGCAAGGAAAGACATCACTCCGTGCCTTTGTGCCCAAGAATGAGAGACTTCATTACCTGAGGATGATGGGAGTTGAAGTGTTTaaagcaaagaggaaagaggaggaaTCAGAAGGtaaaacagaggaagaaggTCAATGTGGAGCAGCACAAACGGAGGAAGGAATGGATGTGGAAGATAAAGAACATGATTTAGTCACAAAAATGGAAGCAGAAGTAGGTGAAGAATCTTCCCACAGTCCTGTGGAAAGCAGTGCTAtggaagtagaaaataaaattgaggaTTTGGGTCAATTTAGTAAAAATAGCAACAATCATGTAAGCCAGGAAAGTAAAGACAGTGATACAAATGATGTGAAAGAttaa
- the SRD5A1 gene encoding 3-oxo-5-alpha-steroid 4-dehydrogenase 1 isoform X1: MAAAAGGEGPCAFWRRVSGGEERRLLELLAYGLVALGAGSALLLRFVPMPYGRYSSPRFGCPLPARPAWALQELPSLLVPLALAACGAAAGRWPNRLLLGGFVLHYLHRALIFPFLIRQGKPTPFFTFLLALLFCVYNGYLQGRSLSNYAEYPSGWLKDPCFIAGFIGWLVGMAINIHSDHILRNLRKPGETGYKIPRGGMFEYVSGANFFGEILEWFGFALACCTIESLAFALCTLFILGSRAKQHHQWYLEKFEDYPKDRKILIPFVY; the protein is encoded by the exons ATggcagcggcggcgggcggcgaggGCCCGTGCGCGTTCTGGCGGCGGGTGTCGGGCGGCGAGGAGCGgcggctgctggagctgctggcctACGGGCTGGTGGCGCTGGGCGCCGGCTCCGCGCTGCTGCTGCGCTTCGTGCCCATGCCCTACGGCCGCTACTCGTCGCCGCGCTTCGGCTGCCCGCTGCCCGCCCGGCCTGCGTGGgcgctgcaggagctgccctcGCTGCTCGTCCCCCTCGCCCTGGCCGCCTGCGGGGCCGCCGCCGGCCGCTGGCCCAACCGCCTGCTGCTGGGCGGCTTCGTGCTGCACTACCTGCACAG GGCGCTCATATTTCCCTTCCTGATCCGGCAAGGAAAGCCAACGCCGTTTTTCACCTTCCTGCTGGCGCTCCTCTTCTGCGTTTACAATGGGTACTTGCAAGGCCGAAGCTTAAGCAACTATGCGGAATACCCCTCAGGCTGGCTAAAAGATCCCTGTTTCATTGCAG GTTTTATAGGGTGGCTGGTTGGCATGGCAATCAATATTCATTCTGATCATATTCTTAGAAATCTGAGAAAACCAGGGGAAACTGGTTACAAGATACCAAGAG GAGGAATGTTTGAGTATGTCAGTGGAGCCAACTTTTTTGGAGAGATcctggaatggtttgggtttgcCCTTGCCTGCTGCACCATCGAAAGCCTTGCATTTGCATTGTGTACACTTTTTATCTTGGGCTCTAGGGCAAAGCAACACCATCA GTGGTACCTTGAGAAATTCGAAGACTACCCAAAGGATAGAAAAATTCTGATTCCATTTGTGTACTAA
- the SRD5A1 gene encoding 3-oxo-5-alpha-steroid 4-dehydrogenase 1 isoform X2: protein MAINIHSDHILRNLRKPGETGYKIPRGGMFEYVSGANFFGEILEWFGFALACCTIESLAFALCTLFILGSRAKQHHQWYLEKFEDYPKDRKILIPFVY from the exons ATGGCAATCAATATTCATTCTGATCATATTCTTAGAAATCTGAGAAAACCAGGGGAAACTGGTTACAAGATACCAAGAG GAGGAATGTTTGAGTATGTCAGTGGAGCCAACTTTTTTGGAGAGATcctggaatggtttgggtttgcCCTTGCCTGCTGCACCATCGAAAGCCTTGCATTTGCATTGTGTACACTTTTTATCTTGGGCTCTAGGGCAAAGCAACACCATCA GTGGTACCTTGAGAAATTCGAAGACTACCCAAAGGATAGAAAAATTCTGATTCCATTTGTGTACTAA